The window ATCTCCGGCGCTTCTGATATTTTCGAGGGGCGGGATTTCTATGTTCCTGGTTTTTTAAGGATTTACGGGCCTCTATATTGCCCCGTATGTCAATTTATAGATTTTTTTAAGGAGTTACCGATGGCCTCTCGCCAAATCGTGTCAACGATATGCGTGCTCGCCCTATACGCGGTGGTAATAGCCGGATGCAGTAAAACGGCAATTAAAACAACTGACGAAACCCTCAGCCTCCCCTTACGTGGAGTCGGGGCGGCCGGAAAAGTAGTCAGTGGAATCGGAAAGGCCAGTGGAGACCTCATCAACAGGGTACTCCTCGACCGGAACCGAACTGCTCTTTTACGCGAACACAGGGACACGCTTGCCCACCTGGGCGCGGTGAATAAGTTTATCGAAAACCGCAAAATCTCTCTCATCGGTTCCGAGAGCCGCCTTCTTCGGGACGCCAGCGATCGCCTGGCTGCGGTGGGTCGCCAACTGGAAACCAAACGTATTCCATCTGCCGCCGGCCTAAGAATGTACCGCCAGCTCGATGGCGTGCGCCAATCATTCGACCTCATTCGCCGGAGCTACAACTCGCCACGCTACATCGGCTTCATAGCGGATCGTTAAAAATTCGCAGAATGGGACCCCTTTAAATATATGACCCCTCTCATGGTAATGGCCGATTCCAAGGGCCAGCTTTTTGAGCATCCCGAATTATTGATGGTCGGTGCGCTCGGCTCAGAGGCCGTCGCTCCGGAGTCCGAGGAGCTTTCACCGCTTCCCGAGGGAAGCCGCTTCTTCACGATACCTGAATCCCTTCCGGTTGGTGGCGACGCCGAAATCGATGAACTCACCACCATCGACAATGTCGATTGGGGCGATGGTCCCGAAACGCCCCAGGCGGCTTGCACTTTCCCCTCGCCGGGATGGATGCGCACCCTTTTGCCATTTGCCGAGCGACAAGAAGGCGCCGCCCCGCTGCCGCTATGGGCCTACACGGCACTCGGATACGACCCCGAGGGCGATCAATTCGTTTGCGCGGCAGTGCAAGTGGACGACTGCCCGCGCTGGCAACCAGAGGAATACGATGACCGCAACCTCCCGGAGCGGCTTAAAGAGGCGAAGGGAAAATTTCCGAAAAACCGAATGATCCCCCATCTTGAGCATTGCGCGACGGAGTCTCATTGTTTTGCAGCAAAAAATTTCTTCTCCGGGAGGTGGGAGATGGGCATGCCTATCGCGCCGCTTTGCAATGCCGACTGCCGGGGCTGTATCTCGCTTCAGCCGGATGGTCTTTTCCCGGCGAGCCACGAGCGAATCGAATTCGTCCCCACCCCTGAGGAGCTGGCCGAAATAGCGGTCCCACATCTTGAGAACGCCGAGAAAGCTGTGGCCAGCTTTGGGCAGGGCTGCGAAGGTGAGCCTCTACTTCAAGCCGGGATCATCGAGCGGGCCTGCCGCCTCATCCGAGAGCGGGCCGACCGGGGCACCCTCCATCTCAACACAAATGGCAGCCGCCCTGAGTGGATCGAAAGGCTCGCAACGGCGGGGCTCGAAAGCATTCGCATCAGCACGAACAGCGTCATCCCGGAGCGCCACAGGGCCTACTACCGACCCGAAACCTATGAATTTTCCGAGGTCGAGGACACGGTTAAAGCCGCTGTCGGAGCGGGCCTCTACACCCAGCTCAACTATCTTGTTTTCCCGGGGGTAACGGATCGAGAAGCCGAAGTCGAGGCGCTGATAGATTTTTGCGGGCGCACCGGGCTCCATGTGCTCCAAATGAAAAACTTGTGCATCGATCCGGCGCTCTATCTCGAAACATTGGGCGACGAGGAAGAAACCGGCGAGGCGATCGGCATGCTCCGATTGCTTGAGGTCCTTCGCGAGGAGGCGCCCGAAGTCGCGATACGCTATTTCAACCACCCGAGGGACGAATGGCACCTAGATCCCGGTGCCTCAACATCGATTCAAGCGGGAGGGCCCGAATGAGCAGCGGCTTTCTCGAAATAAAAGATATTTCCGAAATGCCTCTCGTCAGCCACGCTGCGCCCCCTCCAGCAGAAGGGGCTCCCACCGTCGCGCTTGTTTCGCTGGGTTGCGCGAAAAACACGGTGGACAGTGAAATCATGCTCGCCGCGCTGTCGCGAGCGGGCTACCGCCTGGTGGCAGATGCCGGCGAGGCCCAAGTCGCCATCGTCAACACGTGCGGATTTATAGAGGATGCCAAGCGCGAGTCGATTGATACGATTCTCGATCTCGCTGAACTAAAAAACGAGGGGCCCTTAGAATCCCTTATCGTCGCCGGATGTCTTGCGGAGCGATATCGGGGCGAGCTGGCGCAGGGCTTGCCCGAGGTGGATCTTTTCCTGGGCACAAGGGAATACGACCGCATCGCAGAACTGCTCGCCGCAAAATCCAAGGGAGCAAAGCCAGCCCGCGAGGCGTTCTCCGATACCTTGATGGACTACAGCCGCCGTCTGCCGCGTATTCTCTCAGAGCCCGGCCCTAGCGCTTATCTCAAGGTGGCCGAGGGCTGCTCACGACCCTGCACTTTTTGCGTCATACCGCGCTTCAGGGGCCGTTTCCGCTCCCGCGAGACGGAACACATCATCGAGGAGGCCCATGCCCTCGCCGAGGCCGGGGTAAAAGAAGTGAACCTTCTTGCCCAAGAAATCACGAGTTGGGGCACAGACCTCGGCGGCGGCTCTTCTCTTGCAAAACTTCTAGAGGCGCTGAACGAAGTCAATGGCCTGCGATGGATTCGTATTCTCTACAACTACCCACGCGGGGTGACGGATGAACTTCTCTCGGCCATCTGCGATTTGCCAAAGGTCGTTGAGTATATCGATATGCCCCTTCAGCACATCGCCACTCCGGTGCTCACCGCCATGCGTCGGGGAATAGACGAGGCGGGAACACGTGAGCTTATCGAGCGCATGCGCCAAGCAATACCAGGCTGTGCACTAAGAACAACGATGCTCGTCGGGTTTCCTGGCGAGACAGAAGCAGACTTTGAGCTTTTGCTCGATTTCGTTCGTGAGGTACGCTTCACACGGCTAGGGGCGTTTGCCTTCTCGCCCGAGGAGGGCTCGATAGCCGCGCGCCTACCGAACCCGGTTCCGCTAGAAGCTACGCGGGAGCGACTGAATCGCCTTCTCGAGCTTCAGGAAGGGATACAGGCCGAAGCCAACGAGGCGCTTTTCGGAAAAAGGGCTGATGTTCTCGTCGAGGGTATCAGCGCCGAGGGGCTCCTTCGCGGGCGAACCCGCCACCAGGCCCCCGAGGTGGACGGCGAGGTGTTTTTAGACGAAACCGAGGCCACTGCCGGTGAAATTATCGAATGCGAATTCATCAGCACCGATGGGGTGGACCTCATCGCACGGGGTATTTAAGCACTGGCAAAAGTGAGGAGACATCTTTGTTAGGGCAACTATTAAAAATACCACCGCTCATCGCGCTTTTCTGCCTGCTCGGTGGTCTTATTCTGGACTCCCTGCTTGACTTCACAAAACCGCCAATCGGATGGGGTTTCCGCTCGATCGGAATAGGCCCAATGGGTCTCGGTTTATGGCTGATGGCCCAGGCGTTTAAGACCTTTCAGCTCAGGGGCACCACCTACAAACCTTGGGAGGCACCCTCCGCCCTCGTCACCGATGGGCCGATGCGCATTTCCCGAAACCCGATGTATCTGGGCATGGCGCTGATCATCGCCGGGGTCGGTTGGTTGCTCGTCTCGACGCCCGTTATGCTCTCGGGTCTCGTTTTTGTGCTGATCTTCCAGAAATTTTTTATTCTCCCCGAGGAAGAAACGCTCAAACGCCTTTTCGGAGAAGAATATCTCGACTACCGCAGCCGAGTTAGAATGTGGCTTTAGCCCATTTATTTAGGAGGCCCGCGAATGGCCCGCATCCCTGAAGTAACTAGAACGCCGGAAGACCCCATCGCCAAAGAAGCGTTCGAGAGCCAGATAAAAGCGCACGGGTTCGTTTTCAACACCTCGAAAATCTACGCCCACCGACCAACCATCCTGCAAGGGCACAATTTACTCAGCCAGGGGGTGGAAGCATCCGGCCTGCTGGGCGAAGACCTCAAGGCGTTAGTCAACGTGAAAGTCTCCAGCATCAACGGATGCCCTTTCTGAGTGGACATCAATTCATCCCGTGGGATGGATAGCGGTCTCACCCTCGATAAAATTGGCGCTCTGGACAGTTACCAGAACGACTCACGCTTCACCCTCCGCGATAGGCTGGCGATTGAATTCGCCGAGCGCATGACACGAACCGAAATGGACGTCACTGATGATTTTTTCACCGACCTACAAGAAGAGTTCAGCGTCGAGGAGCTTGTTGAACTAGCTGGTGTCATCGCACTTGAGAATTTTCGCTCAAAGTTCAACAACGCGTTTAGAATCGAGGCTCAGGGTTTTTGTGTACTGAAAAATC of the Nitrospinaceae bacterium genome contains:
- a CDS encoding radical SAM protein produces the protein MVMADSKGQLFEHPELLMVGALGSEAVAPESEELSPLPEGSRFFTIPESLPVGGDAEIDELTTIDNVDWGDGPETPQAACTFPSPGWMRTLLPFAERQEGAAPLPLWAYTALGYDPEGDQFVCAAVQVDDCPRWQPEEYDDRNLPERLKEAKGKFPKNRMIPHLEHCATESHCFAAKNFFSGRWEMGMPIAPLCNADCRGCISLQPDGLFPASHERIEFVPTPEELAEIAVPHLENAEKAVASFGQGCEGEPLLQAGIIERACRLIRERADRGTLHLNTNGSRPEWIERLATAGLESIRISTNSVIPERHRAYYRPETYEFSEVEDTVKAAVGAGLYTQLNYLVFPGVTDREAEVEALIDFCGRTGLHVLQMKNLCIDPALYLETLGDEEETGEAIGMLRLLEVLREEAPEVAIRYFNHPRDEWHLDPGASTSIQAGGPE
- the rimO gene encoding 30S ribosomal protein S12 methylthiotransferase RimO, with protein sequence MSSGFLEIKDISEMPLVSHAAPPPAEGAPTVALVSLGCAKNTVDSEIMLAALSRAGYRLVADAGEAQVAIVNTCGFIEDAKRESIDTILDLAELKNEGPLESLIVAGCLAERYRGELAQGLPEVDLFLGTREYDRIAELLAAKSKGAKPAREAFSDTLMDYSRRLPRILSEPGPSAYLKVAEGCSRPCTFCVIPRFRGRFRSRETEHIIEEAHALAEAGVKEVNLLAQEITSWGTDLGGGSSLAKLLEALNEVNGLRWIRILYNYPRGVTDELLSAICDLPKVVEYIDMPLQHIATPVLTAMRRGIDEAGTRELIERMRQAIPGCALRTTMLVGFPGETEADFELLLDFVREVRFTRLGAFAFSPEEGSIAARLPNPVPLEATRERLNRLLELQEGIQAEANEALFGKRADVLVEGISAEGLLRGRTRHQAPEVDGEVFLDETEATAGEIIECEFISTDGVDLIARGI
- a CDS encoding isoprenylcysteine carboxylmethyltransferase family protein; translation: MLGQLLKIPPLIALFCLLGGLILDSLLDFTKPPIGWGFRSIGIGPMGLGLWLMAQAFKTFQLRGTTYKPWEAPSALVTDGPMRISRNPMYLGMALIIAGVGWLLVSTPVMLSGLVFVLIFQKFFILPEEETLKRLFGEEYLDYRSRVRMWL